ttcaccGTCAGTTTTCGGCCTTTTCGGCCGCTTACGTGCCGAGATGTTTCCCAAATACGCCTCTGTAATCAACTGTCACTATCACgatgactttttttattattttttttatttccctgtAGTCCTGAAATGtccaaataataataagcatCAATCCCACTTGCACAAACATCTTTATTAGCAACAcagcacagcagcagcagcagcagcatctcaAATATGACTCGCAACGTCACGACATCCACGTCTCCGTCAAGACCAATaatcaatataaaaatacttcttcaacaaaaaaaagcaagtctcACACATTAAAGCCACAAGCTTGCGTTCAcagacttcacacacacacacgggaaacGATAACACGAAACCGCTGTCAGCCAATTGTAATCCGCAGTTTCATTAGAAATAACGACGGAACGGCCGGCGCACGAAAGAAGTCTTTCGCAGCTCagggaaaaagaaagagagagaaaaaaaaaaaaacaacaaacatgtcAGCGGCGAGGACGCTCACGTGTCAACAAATAACAGCAAACGGCGTCTTTATACACGCTTCACCGCTTCAATTAGCATCCCGTCAATCGGGGATGCGGTTGCTAGGAGACGACAGTCGCCGGTCTTCTCAAGTCTGGCTCCACGAAAGGAAATGTTTGTTTCCTAGAGCAACAAGCTAGTTGGAAGGCCCtcttagccaatcagaagctggAAGAAAGTCATTTCGGAAAAAGGCAAATTGGATGACGTTTCTGTACAGCGCAAAACATCATCTGCTGATTCCGTTTTGTTGTCTTCATAATCAAACTGTTCAGTTTTATCGGGCGGGAAAAGCTAGAGACACAGTCGCGTTGTTTCCTGCGGGCGGTCTGTAACAACGCACACAAAGAATAATCAGCAAAGCATCAACGCCATACATCTAGCACGACCACAATCAGGAACCCACGTTACATGGGCGGCAAAAGTGAaacatgtgccttggctccataaaggtttggAAACTCTGATCTCGGGTTGCCTCGATGGACTCCACGGAGATCCTCCTGATGGCCGCCTTGTCAATCCTCCATCTTGAAGTCCACTTTCCCGTAGGAGGGAGACAATGAGGATCCGGCGAAGGCGGCCTCGTGCTCCGAAAGCAGCTCGTCGGTGACCGTGATCTCCTCCGTGTCGGCGGCGAAGCGGTCGGCGCTCTCGGCCGCCGACGACTCCTTGACGGCGCTGTAGGTCAGCGCCGCGTCGTAAGCGCCGGCCGGCTTGTCGGACCCCCTGCGGCCGCAGCGGCAGATCTTGAGGAAGGCGGCGCGGAACTTCTGCGACATGGCGTTGTAGATGAGCGGGTTGACCGCGCTGTTCAGGTACACGCACACCCGGCAGAAGAGCAGGAACCAGACGTTCAGGTACGGACGGTCCAGGAAGGAGTTGACCACCACCAGGGTGCGGTACGGCATCCACAGCGCGGCGAACAGGGCCACCACCACCGCGAGCATCTTGGTCACCTGGCACGGGATCACACGGATCACAAACCTTCGTTTTGACACAACGTGGCCGAGCGCGCTGATTCAATGTTGGCGTGAATTCAATGTTTCAACCGTGCATCGTGTTACAGCGGCTCAAACCTTTTGGGGCCGAAGGGATTCACGTGGATTTAACTCGACGACAGTACAACAAACGTTTTTCAaccattttctttcacttcaGAACCGACGCAAGCGACCTGGGTACCAATTCAAAGCGAGGACCCGATTCGTTTTGATCCGTGATGCATACCGAGCGACGCCGGTAAGCGGTGCCCCGAATGTTTTGTCCGTCCGAGCATCATCAGCTTGTCACCTGTCTGCGCGAGGCTGCGGTGGAGCTGGAGCTGCAGTGTCGCGAGTTCCTGCAGCTCTTCTCgccctcgtcgtcgtcgtcgtgccGCCGCCGCTGCTCCTTGGGGTCAGAGGGCAGCGGGTTGAGGAAGAGGATGCGACCGATGAGGCCGTACAGCACCGCGCTCAGCAGCAGCGGCACCACGAAGAACGCCCCGAAGTCGAAGAAGTACACGGGCAGGTAGAACTTCCTGGGCACGCGGTAGCCGCACGCCGTCACCGTGGCGTTGTCGTAGACCAGCACCTGCAGGTCGGCCAGGTAGAACCACACGACGCAGTAGGCGGAGGTCAGCGCCCAGACCAGCGCGATGATCTTCTTGGCGCGGGACAGCGTGCACAGGAACTGCGCCTTGATGGGGTGGCAGATGGCGATGTAGCGCTCGACGGTGAAGGCGGCGACGGAGCACGACGACGCGTTGATGCCCAGGTACTGCAGGTAGGTGATGCACAGGCAGCCCGAGTGGCCGAACACCCAGGAGCCCAAGGCGCCCTCGGCCGCCGCGGGCAAGCCGGCCGCCGCCAGCACCATCAGGTCGGCGGCGGCCAGGCTCACCAGGTAGCAGTTGGTGGGCGTGCGCATGTGCTTGGCGCTCAGCACCACCGCGACCACCATGGCGTTGCCCAGCAGGCCCGCCGCGCagatcagcagcagcagcgccgTGCTGATCACTTTGTACTGCACGCTGGTGTCGCTCCACGCGCCCAGGCTCGGCTCGCTCGAGTTCTCCATCGTCGCCGTCGATCAGTGGGCCGGCCGAGCGGCGCGCATCCCGAATCGCAGCGCGCAGCGCCGAATCGCAGCTGCGCGTAAAAGGGATCTCCTCGCGATTCTATCGAGGTTATTCTGGCGCTAGAAGGGGTATTTCGGCAGCGAGCTGCGCGTAAAAGTGCTGCGATCTCCTTACGCGTTCAAATGCAATCCACCTCGTCCCCGCCTAGTCTGACGTGCTCAGCGGCCAACCGGTGAGCTTCGGACCGAGCTGCGTGTGCGTAAAAGTGCGCGGAATTCTAAATTCTTCCAACCGAGCCGGCGCGCTGCTGTGCGTAAATGCTTCCgttgccccttttttttttttttttgcacgaacTCGCTTTACCTACATAGCTATGACGTCACGGATCCAGCGTTCCTTCCTCTTGGCCATATTTGGTTATTCCTGGCAACACTCAAGACAGCCCACGCGGACGTGATCGTGGACACTttccgcatttttttttttttttttgttgtgtttaatcCATTTAGATTGGATATTGTTATCAAGCATCTTTGTTGTGCGAGCACTTTTTCCTCCCATcaacagagggggaaaaaaaaaaaaagtttttcttcctTGAACAATCTCTGACTTGATTGTCACTGGCACCGAGTGAGGCAgaacagttgttgttgttgttattgttgttgttgttcttttgacTAATGCCTGCTGCGAGCGCGGAGGCGGTCGACGCTCCTCCGCGCGCCAACTGCGCGCACACGACAAAGTGGAAGCGAAGGACGTCAAGCACAAGCGTTGCTTTTCTCCTCGTTGGTGGAGCAACACAACAAAAGACACGAAAGGCACAAACGGAAATGACACGTGAGGGATGTGACATCCGAGTAATGATGCTTTGGTTGCCCAAAATCGGTGTCGTCCCCCAACGCGGCGGCATCTCTGCAAGGGTGTGACTGCCACCTACAGGTCAGAGATGTACAGCACAGCCGAGCTGGACAGCAAAAGTAAGAggaaaaaagacactttttaaatcatttcGCATATATTGTTTCTCATAACACTGAGCCTATTGTGCTAATATCTTGTGAATGATAGTCGCGTGTGCGCCAGCGGCAtgtcacagttttttttgcATCCTGCCGATACTTGTGACCTTGGACCTTGCGCGGGTGAATAAACGGCCGCTCGGACGCGGTCGAGTTGTTTGTCGTTAAGAAACGCAGACGCACACGCTGCCGTCAGTcccgcgcgcgcacacaaagaGCGAAGGTCGAGCGGGCACGCGGGCCGACCCCGGGCCGACTGACTTGAACGCTTGGTAAATGAGTGACCTGAGTGACTAAAATCCCAAAACGTGCAAAAGAGGAGAAGACCACCGTATTACAAAGCGGCTTTTACGCTTTCGGTAGCGCTGATGGTTTTTCACCTTGGGACATTTGGGCgagtgcaaaatgaagtttgaaagcgatggaattggaagtgtcaGTGGGAGACGAGCGATCATCCGACAGAAAGTAAATGGCTTGACTCCTCCAAAAGCGCTACTTTCCCCATCTTTAATGTGACCGAGAACACGTTAGTTCGCTGGGGCATCGATTCTACGTCAACTTGATGACATTCGAAAACCGGATTCGGGTCTGGGCCCGTGTGGAAATCCTTCGCAGCGATTCCCCTCCCGGTTTCTCGAGACTCCCTCGAGGAAGCGATAAATATCACTGTGAACCGCCCTCGTCGTCTCCCGTGTGGGGACCCCCCCCCCTTGTGCCTAGACCCTCTTTGGGCTCTTAGCACAGATTGTGTGACGTCATAGCGCAGATGATTCAAATTTAGATTGATGATTCATTTATTCTGACTTATTTTTCATCCAACATCAAACTGTTTAGTCACAAGTCCAAGACAAACGAAAGCTCCGTCGTCCACGTCTTTCGCCAgcgtcttttttctctctcactatTCAAACAAGTGAGATGACGATGTTGATTCACAAAAATACCTTCGTTAACAGTCGTCGTTCTCGACGAAAACACGCAGGGTCGGTTCGTGGAAACTCTTAGCGGTAATACCGATCCCTTGTGACGGGTgtcaaactgtatttttttgtcgcGGCCCACGGTTGGCGTCAGTGGGCCGTTACGACTTTAGAAGCGTGTAAATGTCGGCCTCGTTACATTATTACATAATACAAatgagttttgaaatcagaggtcaacgttattttaaaaggggatttgctaaatgttttttcaatttgcaattttggcgGAGAAGAACATTGCTTTGCTTTCCGAagtgatgtggcgggccaggtTTGGGCCCcgggccttgggtttgacaGCGGTTGATGCAAACAATCCAAATCCATCCGCTGCGTTTAATTTCGTCATTTGCACGTGAAATCTTGTCCCTTTTTGGGGCGCGTGGCACCTGAAGGCGCCCGCCTCGCGTGCGCGCACCGTGGCGTGGGCGGGCTCTGCCGCAAGCTGCCACGGCAGCGAAGGCGATTGTGCGACTGACGCGCGACTCGTGGCGtgcccacccccgccccccccctcccccgccccctcctcctccgcgCCGTGCGAAAGATGAGCGCCACTTGGCAAACTTTGCGTCCACgcgtgtttcttcttcttccttgtcCATGGGCGTGACGACGAGCCCGGGGAGGCAGACGTGCGCCACGGCACCGGCCTCTCACCCCGCGGGAGAGAGCCCGAGGAGCCCGGCCGAGGATGAGACGCCTTTGACACGTGAAGCCCCCGAGGAGGAGCGGCTGAGCGGGTTCTGcgtggaagaggaggaggaggaggtttaCTTCTCGGAGCTCTCCTCGGAGGGTTCCGTGGACTACGGCTTTATCGCCGCCGTCTCGTGCCTCCTGACGGGCATCTCCCTGGTGGCCATCTCCTACGCGGTGCCCCGGGACGTGCGCGTGCCccgggaggaggaggacggcgGCGGCGTGGCGGCGCGCGAGATGGAGCGGCTGCAGCGGGAGCGAGCGCGGCTGGGCGCGCACCTGGACCGCTGCGTCATGGCCGGCCTGTGCCTGCTGACGCTGGGCGGCGTGCTGCTGTCCAGCCTGCTCATGGCGTCGCTGTGGAAGGGCGAGAGCGCGCGCGGGAGGGCCCTGCGCGCGCGCGCCGCCGGGCGCGAGCGCGAGCGCAACCTGTACGGGGCCATCGGCTGGGGCGCCGCGGGCGGTGCGCCCCGGGACCCCGCAGGGGCCAATTGGACCGCCCCTGCAGGCGACCACTCGGCTGAATTTTGACTTGGacaaacttcttcttcttcttcttcttcttcagctttTTCTTTCGTTTGAATCTCATATTTGTGCCCTTTGATAAAGACATTGTTATTATCATTACATCTGAGCATATTTATCCTTGTGAAGGCAGATTCTGTtgactttgtattttctttttaatagcaCTTTCTATCATGTTGCCACTTTGAAGCCATATTACAGCATACAATGTCAATTTAGGAATTTATATGCATATTCTTGAATAAATAATTCCCCCAAAGCTTTCATGAAGGTATCTCTATAAAGTGTTTAAACGTAACGACAAGATGAGGAACATCTCGCACGATTCAGTCCAGCTTAGCACAAGCGCAATATTCGACACGTTATGAAATTCCAAACATCTGAGCGTTATTATCCTCGTGaagccacatttgattttgtattgcgcaggtgtacctaatgacgtGACTGAGGAGCATTTGTGTTCAGGACTGCACGTGAGGTCACTTGACAACAACGATTCTTCACCGAAGAGACTTCAAGCAGTTTATCGCCGCTTCCAGCTgaagtttaaaacaaacacatttcagcACAAcagtctgtttagcttaatgcaaccgaagaatgcaaaatgccatagacgggctaacaaaagtAGCACCGATGTTGGTAGTTATtgcaatgaatatttgaacTCAAAAGGTGAAGcaacacacgtagacagacaatataacaatacagccaggtatatattatttatcctctgtgaaaaatgactgatATTACTGCGTCTTAcagagtcagttgtgaaactctaaTTCGTGTGTCTTGGCGTCTGTactatactgcccccaagtggccgcGGCACGCACACccgaaggagcagcacaacgtccgctgaattgaaacaaaacaatcttttaattctttgcatttgttttcaatgatgTCATCGCTGTATGTTTTGAGGAAGTACAATATCAGAGTGTTATCTtttttgctattattattaagaaACATGTGACAAAAtgcgttgttgttttcttttgggaGGCGGAAACGTATTGATGGCGTTTCCATCCATTGATGTGAGAAGCGGGAGCGTTTCGAGGCACTTGGCGAGGTACGCGTATAGATTGATTTCCTTCTTGTTTTGACAGCGCCGCACTGCACAATAAACGCACTCAAGAGCTCCTCAAGTGCCGTCAACTTTCGAGACTTTATTGTCCTCCGACCGCTTTAGATCCCAGACGCGCATGCGGCGCAAGCAACCTGACGCTAACTTGACGATGACAAGTGGAGGAGGCGACCTCGTGTTGTTGCATTTGCGtgcaaaagaaaatcaaagaaGAAATGATTGCGCACTTCATTCCACTCGAACATAATTCTCCTTAACATATGCGCTACTAACACTGGGAAGAAAAAGCAGAGGTGTCGTCTTCTGCCGCACGCCCCCCACCGCCGCTTCTCCGTAGCAACAGGCCGACCTCGTTGCTACGGTAATGTCCTGTCTGCTTCGCTTCCTCGGCGACAATGGCAagaaggaaggaggaggagaagagggaaccTGTTGAGCATGCGGGCGGACGCCATGAGGCAATGTTGCGGGTGTTAAACCTTTGCATAGCCTTCATGATCCATGCGCGCACAGAACGTGTTTGTGCAGATGTGGCGGGAACACAGACGGTTCAGGGGACTTGTTTCAAACCGGCCCGTTCCAAAAAACCACATAAACGTGACTTGGACTCTTATGCCGTTTCACGGTTCCCCCGTGACCCCTCAAAGAGCAGCAGGTGCCTGTTTCTGCAGGAACCTGTGCAGATGTggtggaaacaaaaacagttctgaggactgttcCAAAGCCCCCCTGTGAACTGTCCCCACGACTCGTGACCTTTCTCCGcttttgtgacctttttgtttGGTGCGCTGCCCAAAATATGTCTTGGCTCAAAACAGGTTGGCAAACACGAGTTAAGCGACAAGTGGGCTGTAATTCCTCATCCTTGATCAAAGCCATTCTCGGAAGACATCTGGCATGTGTTTGAATTACACAACGTGCCTCCTTCAACACAGAATGAGCTTAATCGGCGGCAGACACGCCGAGTCGAGTCGGGTCGTGCGCGTGCAGGATTTGCACTTGAAAACCTTTTCTGTGAGGAGGGTCATTGTATtccctttctctttctctctctctgtggtttttcttttttcaaaccaTCCCCCGATTAGCTGAGTCGCTTCCCTATGGATGCGAGCGCCTCGGTTGCTAGGCGACCACATCCTAAGTGTCACTATCGTAAGTTCAAGAGACTTCCAGGAGCACGACACCTTAACTACTAACTGTAACCAGTACgacaaaaaagttgtaatctttacaaaaacaacaacgtatTATGTCGGGATAAAAAGTCGCaatcttacgagaataaagttgtatttcccAAGATAAAGATATTATTCATATTAaagttaacaagggaagaaaGTGAATTTCAAACATTACTGTCATAATTAGGGACGGTCGGGACATATGTTGGCATGACGTTTTTCAAATGCTACCACGCAGTAATccacaataataattatttattgactgatttatttatattgaagAATATTTTGGTGCAGATCAGCAAGAAGGTGCTTCTCATTCTTCACCATTCCGCTCTGCTTGCGGTGGGGCCGAGTGTTTCAGTGACCCAGGAGGGCCAGCAGGTGGAGCTgtgctgtgttgtgttgtgtcgtGTGTGCCAatttccctttttaaaaaaaataaatggtgccACCTCCAGGACTGGAGTGAAATGAGCTAAAGTCAGCGAGTTTGCTACTTTTTTGTTGACGGAGTGAACGGGCTGAAGCTGGCCTCTCAGCTTTCTGTCGGGACTCGTTGGCTCCTCGGCAGCACCTTCCGATGCCTCGACTCGCTCCAACGCGCCAGCTGGTGGTGTTTTTGATCATCAGCAGTGACTCGTGTGAGGCGGGTCTTTGTCCACCTGCTTCGTTCTCTCAACGACAATTAGCTCATATGAGCCGCACGTTCTGTTAGGCGCGCACAACTTCGGCATAAACGTCGCCGTTCAACCACCAAATCTAATTAGGCCTCCTGAGGCGTCAGTGCCCTGCgttagcttgtgtgtgtgtgtgtgtgtgtgtgtgtgtgtgtgtgtgtgtgtctagctGAAGCCCAGTTACAATATACGCAGTAAATATGCTGTTTGACACAAATTGCGCCTGGCTTTTATCCACCCAAGGGGCCAGTATGTCCGCTCAAAAGCTGTTTACTCAAGTGAAGGAAAACGTTGTATGCTTCAAGTGAGATACTCAATTCAATATGGTGGAGTGACCTCTGTTTACTTCCTGACCACTGCTCTAGTGCCTTTGAGCAAGGCAGTGATTGTTTCATGTGTCACGTGCGAGTGTCAAGTTTTTTTGGGCgttaatatgaatgaatattatgAATGTGCAGCAAACCGCACCAAGTCGTATCTCATATGAAAGCCCTTGACGAGGGCTTTCCAGAtataggattattttgtggatGTGCCGATGTATGGCAACACGATGAAGCAGTACGATTGTCTCCAAATGTACTGCGCATATTGTATGAATAGGCCAAACATAtctaacataaaacaaaatagagaACATATTTTTTctgctgtagtttttttttatccagttGTCTCAAAGCTTGCTGGACAGGTCCATAGGTTCTCAactaatttgtatttgttgaatgGGGATTGACATCGAAGCCCCTAATGTCAAAATCCACGAGGAACAAggtcaaaaatacatttgaagcaAACTATTATCGGCTCGTGTCTCATATTAAAACACTAGATAAGAGCTCCTTCGAATGTGTAAGTATTTTGTCACTATGCTTTCCTATGCCAAGACAATGAAAGACAAACAACTTCATGTCACACTCGGTCACCGTGTGAGTAACAGGACTTGTTTTTTGCACAAGAAACTTTACAATTTGCTTGAAGTGACTTGCATTCATAACACCGCCACTACTTAATTCTTAGTGTCACTTAAGAGTCTTATCAGTGTCGCACCGAAGACGCCCGAGCTCAAGTCAAAACCGTCCGGCGAGCACCGACTGAGAATTCGCAGCGACGTCTCCGGGACGCGCCGCCGTTGCCTCCGTGCCGCTTTGCCTCTGCAAGCGCCGTCACGACATGGAAATTCACCAGCTTTGACACAACCCGCCACCTGGGAGATGTGCAAACTCGCACGGAGTGAGACAACGTGAATTATGCAACAGAGGGCGCCGCATGTAGTGTCGAATATTTTGAACCGGGCTGCTGTTCTGTGTGTTTCATTCAAGTCTATTTTGTTCTTGCGACTTTTAATCTGCACTCTCTCCTGCATGCCATGGCCTCCGGCGTCAACAGAGACTTTTTGCATTAGACTTAATCTTCCCTACTGAGGTCGCGTGATAGAATTCACTAACTGGATGTTcaaagaatgaatgggaaaaACATAGACTCTACTCTCACTCTCTCTGCACTCTAATGGGAAATCTGTGAAAGTGGTGAGTCAGCAGTTCATGAAATGGACTCCAGGCAGTTTTGTCATGGTTTTCTGAAGCTCCGTTTTCTTGTTCTTGTTGGCAACCAGCGTTCAGGTGCCCCCCAACTGAATGGCGTGTGTGCAGCAACCATTCGTTAAGGAACCCTGACCCTAACCCAAATGTAAATTGATCcactgattcccccccccccccaggaaacTCAATGGAGGTTTTGGTAAGGGAAGTCAGTTTAAGTTGACCTCCACCAAGAATTTTTAGGGTGAGGTCAAGCAAAATTCCACCATATGTTTGGACCCAATATTTTGTTCCATTAAACTTGATAGAGGTTTGGGAAAAGGAAGTCAAAGTTTAAGTATGTTGGCTTACTCTGCATTTCTCAGTCCTCCGTTGAGGGGTGACCCATGGgttaaaaaccaaacaaaaccaaaGGGTTGGAACTTCTATATTTCATATGGCTATATCCTTTGAATTAAACATGTatcttttaaaattgtaattaactGGTTCTGAATTGTGATTGTTTCTGAAGCCTAAAGAAGATGATCTATATTGAAAGCAATTTATTTTCCCTTGGCACTGATGTCAGtgtcttctatttttttccatttcacttcACAGACACTTTTATTAAGCAGTTAAATgatacaaatccatccatccatccattttctgagccgcttctcctcactagggtcgcgggcgtgctggagcctatcccagctgtcattgggcaggaggcggggtacaccctgaactggttgccagccaatcgcagggcacatagaaacaaacaaccattcgcactcacagtcatgcctacgggcaatttagagtctccaattaatgcatgtttttgggatgtgggaggaaaccggagtgcccggagaaaacccacgcaggcacggaacatgcaaactccacacaggtggggccggggattgaacccgggtcctcagaactgtgaggctgacgctctaaccatgaTACAAATCTTACTTTTTTATTGAATAGatatttaaaaattgtttgtttaaatacacGTCGCACAACCAGAGACGTAAtatgtatttctattttattatttcatattatttttttacgatTTTAAACAGTTGGAGGCGGGAAAGGGTATGTGACGTCATTTTGTGCCATGTTCTCCAGTGGCCTTTTTAATAAAGTTCCTCTTTTCAAAGCAGCCAAGATGGCGGAGTACGATCTCACGACCAAGATAGCACATTTTCTCGACCGGCATTTGGTTTTTCCCCTTCTGGAATTCCTTTCCGTGAAAGAGGTACGTCTTTTTGCGTGTCGGTTGATGTTTTAATGCACCGTAGTTGTTCTTGTATAGCATTTTAGACCGGGAAATACGTTTACAGGCGGCGTGGCTCCGCCGTAGCCGGGCTAGCGTTAGCTTGCACTCACGTTGGCTAGCAGCTGGCCTTTCTGATGCTAATCAGTACATCAACATATTCACTTTAGTCGTTCACTCCTTACATTGATGTTTTGTTATATTTCTGTATAAGAAGAACCACATGATTTTAAACATCCGCTATTGTGTGAATGGGAGTGGCTAGCAATCCTATGTTATGAAGTCGCGatgctatgaaaaaaaaattcttttaaaaatgacGATCTACATCCTGTTTTTTGatgcaacaaaacacacacgttAAATGCTTTTCAGAGCACCTTATTGAGAAACTGGAGAAGAACATGACTACTGCATGTTCAAAAATGACGACAGTAAACGCAACCTTTAGAGAACTAACAAGTAACTATCACAATTGCACAAAACAGGGCCACACAAAGTTTGACTTATCTTGGCACTGATCTCTTCTGTTGaggaaatagtttattttttaaggaaatAAACCAGGCAGACAAAAACACTAATAGGCCATgattattaaacaaataaaaaaacactaagtAGGGTGGCCACAGTGGCGTGTATTCTTACGCCTCccagcaaactagttcattCCGCTCCCTTAATAACCTCATAACCTCATGCATCGTGACTGTTGTAAACATTGTTTTGCCTTCATCTTGCCTCGCAACAGATCTACAATGAAAAGGAGCTTCTCCAAGGCAAGCTGGACCTCCTCAGCGAAACCAACATGGTGGACTTCGCCATGGACGTGTACAAGAACCTTTATCCTGACAAGGAGATCCCACATTGTAAGTGgacagtgtgtttttttttttttttttttttttttttttgctgcatctTTTCCAAAGGGTTCTTCACATTATCATCTGATGTTTAAGTAAGGCTGAACAATTAATCGATTTCAATTGTCAGGATGTGCCCCCCCTCTGTAGTTCAAAGTATCATGTACTGCTTGCACTAGCCACATGGCTATAAACATAGTGGAGGTCGTTTTCGGATTGTAGTTGAAAAATCTACTTGGGCAACTTTTTCTGTGTGTTCCTTACTGATGAAACGTGTGCGCGTTGTAGCCTTGAGGGAGAAGAGGGGCACTGTGGTGGCACAGCTCAAGCAGCTCCAGTCGGAGACGGAGCCCATCGTCAAGATGTTTGAGGACCCTGAGACGACGAGGCAGATGCAGTCCACCAGGTCCTTCTAAAATATTGTTGGAGACGCTCTGGCAGAAGCATAGTTTAAGGATTTTTCAATGGCTCTTTAA
This window of the Phyllopteryx taeniolatus isolate TA_2022b chromosome 21, UOR_Ptae_1.2, whole genome shotgun sequence genome carries:
- the trhrb gene encoding thyrotropin-releasing hormone receptor b, whose product is MENSSEPSLGAWSDTSVQYKVISTALLLLICAAGLLGNAMVVAVVLSAKHMRTPTNCYLVSLAAADLMVLAAAGLPAAAEGALGSWVFGHSGCLCITYLQYLGINASSCSVAAFTVERYIAICHPIKAQFLCTLSRAKKIIALVWALTSAYCVVWFYLADLQVLVYDNATVTACGYRVPRKFYLPVYFFDFGAFFVVPLLLSAVLYGLIGRILFLNPLPSDPKEQRRRHDDDDEGEKSCRNSRHCSSSSTAASRRQVTKMLAVVVALFAALWMPYRTLVVVNSFLDRPYLNVWFLLFCRVCVYLNSAVNPLIYNAMSQKFRAAFLKICRCGRRGSDKPAGAYDAALTYSAVKESSAAESADRFAADTEEITVTDELLSEHEAAFAGSSLSPSYGKVDFKMED
- the LOC133470731 gene encoding transmembrane protein 74, with translation MGVTTSPGRQTCATAPASHPAGESPRSPAEDETPLTREAPEEERLSGFCVEEEEEEVYFSELSSEGSVDYGFIAAVSCLLTGISLVAISYAVPRDVRVPREEEDGGGVAAREMERLQRERARLGAHLDRCVMAGLCLLTLGGVLLSSLLMASLWKGESARGRALRARAAGRERERNLYGAIGWGAAGGAPRDPAGANWTAPAGDHSAEF